CTGGGTGGTCAAGTTGGAAGCCAGTACCCCACACCACAAGCTCCTGCCAGACCACCCAAGGGTCCTGAGGGGCACCAGGGTTCCCCAAGGTGCCTCTGCCATGGCTGGAGGCTCTCAGGAGGTCCCAGTGAGCGGGAGTGGATGCAGGCCAAGGGTCCGACGGCATCCAGGAGGCGAGAACCCCAAGGGGTCTCAGAGACTGCTCACCTTGAACTGCTCCTCGGACGCGATAAGCACAGCATGGCCGCCCTGCATGTCGGGCGCCTGTGCGAGGTCCCGCGAGGCCTCGTAGGGCTCTGGCAGTGGACGGCCGCGCCCGTCCAGCACCGCGATGGCCACCACGGGGGCACGGTGCATCAGCTGCACCTCCTTGCCCAGCACAGCCTCTACCGCTCGCTCTGGCCGCTTCTCACCACCTGCCACTGCCGCCGGCACCTCCAGTGCATAGGCGAACACGGAGCCCGAGTTGGTGCCTGCCCACATGGTGGGGCCATGGTGGGCCGCTGCAGGGAGACAGGCTGGTGAGGCGGGGGTGTGCCATCCCTCCCCTCTGGTGCCCTAGGACCCTGGACTGGGTCTCTCCTACATCCCTGGTGACCCCGGCCAGCCCCCTGCAGGCACAGGAGTGCCCTCTAGGGTCCCTCCACAGGCACATCAAACTGGACCCTGAGCTCTCAGACCTCTCCTAGCATCCCAGTGATGCGGCCCATCACCAGTCCCAACAAAGACTTGGACTTGGGCCCCACCCGCAGGGCACCCAGGCACCAAGTCCCGGGCCCATCCAGGATGCACAccacacagtccaactcttaggAAAGGGAAGGCTCTTGAGTAGACAGTGAGCTAAAAACACTGGGGTGCAGATGGACCCGGCAGTCACACTGTGCACCCTCAATGGCCTGGTGACCTCAGCAACAATCTtagctgggagggaggggataccCGAGCAACCAATAGGTGAGCAACAGGAAGCCACGCTTCTCAGGGAGACAGTGGAACCAGGTCacgcccccctccccctgccgcGGGCTGCCACATGCAGACAGTGGGAAGACCCCCCAGACAAAGGGGCCCTCAACAAATGACATCAGAAGTGGGGGGCTCCCCTCCCAGATGGAAGAGGAAAGATGCAGAGATACCATGCGCACACGAGCTGGACGCTGACCCCATGCCAACTCTGAGAAGGCGTTTCTGAGGTGAATGGGGTCACCTGTGGGCCAAGGGTGACAGGCAACCCCAGCCATCAGTATCCACACTCCAGGCTTCGACACAGGCCCTGTGCCAGAAGTGAGGTCCACCAGACACACCCTGAGCTGCCCAGTAACCTTCGTTTTAAGTTGTGTTTAAAACGTGTTTACAAGATACACGATGTATGGAGAACAGGTCAGGAGTCAGTGCAGGGCTGAAATGCCCCATTGCCAAGTTAAATTGATCAGCGGCTCTGTCCATAAACCTCAACGCACCACTGCCCTGGGCAGGACCTGCTGGAGCTCTGCCCACTTGGGGTCAAAACCAGCTCCTCCCAGGCCTGCCCTCTGCTCCAGTCACACTGCCGGGGCGACTCACATCCGCCTAGGCCTTGGTGCTGCAGCCCGTACTTTCCCCAGATCCTGGGCTCCTTTCTCTGCCCAGGTCTAAGGCCGCCCCACCCACTCACCGAGCCTCACCATCGGGTTGTTCCAGGGGCTGCTGGGGGTCAGGGTACCCTGTTGCCAGTACAGCCTGGCACTCAGAAGGCACACAGTATTTTCCAGCCTTCCAGAAGGCACGGGTCCACCCCATCACCCATTTCCCAGAAGACCAAGGGACACACCACCCCTGGCTGCCCACCCCGCCCAGTCTCACCATCTCGAAGGAAGGTGTCTGCAAAGTACAGACAGCGCACAACGCCCGAGAGGGAGTCGTCGGCTGAGCGGGGCTCAATGCGGCGCTGCACGGGTGTCACCTCCACATCCTGGGGACCGGCCTGCTCCGCCAGCTGCGCGTTGGCCTCCTGCAACTGCAGGGGCACAAGGTCGGGCCACcatcctgccccccgcccccatccccctGCCCACCTTGCCTGCTGCCCCACCTTGCTGCCAGCAACCGTGCGCTTCTTGCCCGATGCGCGGCTCTTGCGGATGCGCCGGAAGGACTGGCGCAGCGACTTCTTGAGCGACTTCACGCGGGACAGCGGCCCCTCCATGGCCAGGGAGTCGCTGGGGTGCAGGGTGCACCTGGGGGTGCAGGCCGGCCATCAGGGAAGCGCAAGTCAAGCAGCCGAGGGGCAGACCTCCCCCAGCGGGGCCCTCTGAGGCTTCCAGCACCCCAACCTGCACCCCCATGAACCTCAGGAGGGGCTTGCTCACGCCCACCTGGCCAGCACGGGGCTCCTGCGCAGATAGTCAAAAAGGCCAAAGCCGTGACTGGTCCCAAAGGCCACGAGGCCCCACTCGGCATGGAGAGTGACGGCTGTGACGGCGGCTGGTGGCAGGCACTGGACGAGAGCGCGGGGCTGGAAGCCGGCTGGCCAGGGCAGTGGTCCCAGGCGCGGGCTCAGCCGCTCGTGGCCTTTCCATGTGAAGCCCTCGCGGTCCTGCAGCAGGTCCAGGCTGGCCACGCCCACCGTCTGCTCTGCCGGCGTGTCACTCAACTCCAGCACCAGCACCTGGGCGGCGGGGGACAGTCAGCTTGGAGGACaggacacccccaccccacccgagCCAGTGACACCACTGCCAGGGTGCTTCCAGGAGTCTGTCTGGAGAGCATCCTCTGAATAAGCACTGACTGGTGCCTACTGTTTACCAGGGCCCTCGCTGAGCAACACCATGGAGACCAAGACCTGCAGGCCCCGCCCTCCCAGGGTTCACTTAACAGGTTGCTCCCGCCCAGGCCCCAACCCTGTGAGGGTCCCCAAGGCCCCAGCTGGCCTCCCCCGTTCCCACCTCTGGGTTTCTGCCGGGCCAACCCCTCTAGCACCCTAGCGGACCCGCTAGAAGCCCTCGAGCCCCGCAGCCCTGGCAACACCTCGGCCCCACCTGACCCGCGGTGCCGGCCACCACCATCTGGGCCGTGTATTTGCAGAGTGCCACCTTCTGCACGCCGAGCCGCGGGTCATCGCTGTAGGGGTCGAAGCAGCCCACCTGCGGGGATGGGAGGGGAACTGGTGACAGGGCAGAGCCCAGACCAGGCTCCCCGGGCCAGGAGCGGGTGGGGGGCTCGCACCTTGCGGAAGGGCGGCCAGTCGTCCTCGGCGGCCTGGGCCAGGCTGTCAGCGTGCTCGCAGTCCGTCTGGAAGAGGCCGGCGGTGCAGAGCTTGTAGAGCGGTCGCAGGGCCACGCCGGAGGCATCCCAGAAACGCACCGTGCCGTCCTCGTGGCTGCGGAGAGGCGGCGTCAGGCCCAGGGCCCCACCCCACCACTCCGCATCTGTTCAGCCAGCAACTGCTCACTGGGCCCCCAGCACCTAAGCCAAACACTGACTGGACTCCTACTGCATACAGCAAACAGGAAGCACCAACTGTATAGGGCAAGCAAGTACTGaccacctactgtatgccaggccaCATTGCCTGGCCCTTCCCTGCAGAGAGGATGAGAAGGTGCAGAAATACCACTGGAAATAATGAGAAAAGGTGCGGAGCAGTGACTCAGGGCACAGAGGACCATGGGGGTTCTGCCCCCAGAACACGTGACAGAGATGCCCCCAAAGCAGAGGAGTGTGCTAGGGCAGGAGTAGGAAACCTGGGGAGGGCAGGAGCAGGAAACCTGGGGAGGCCAGAAGGAAGCAGCCCAGGACATAGCCATAGAGCCCGGGTCAGGGCCCCTGGGCGGCGGCGGCAGCCCAGAGCCAGGGAGGGAGAAGCTCAAAGTCTGCGGGCTGGCTGGGACACCTCCAGAGGCCTGAGGGTCCCGGCACAGGCAGACGGCAGGGGCTGGGCAAGAAGGTGGGGCCTGAGTCACCGGGCACGTTGGCGCCCGCCAGGCCCAGGCCGGGCTCTCCGGCACCTGCCCTGGGCAGCTCGGCGTGGGCTGGCCCAGATTTTCCGGTCCCGGGATAGGCTGAGTGGGTGGAGCTCAGTTTCATCAAGGAGGGACGGGCCTTAAACCAGAGTCTAGGGAGGCTTCACCTGGTGCACCCAGTGAAGAGGGTGACCTGGTCCCACCAGGGGCCAGGCCTGAGTCAGCGGGCAGGTCAGCACCCGCCAGGCCCAGGACAGGCCTCGCACCTGTGCAGGTGGCACCAGACCCTGCtcgcctacacacacacacgctcacataCCTGTCACAACTAGGCTGGAGAGGTATCACCTACCCGGTCAGCAGCAGGCCTCGCTGGGATGGCTCCTGAGCCAGGTTCCGACCCCCAGTGATGGGCCAGCTCTGGGGGATGGAGTCGGGTGTAAGCTGAAGTCATGCCAGGCACCACGTGCAGGACGCAAAGGCCCGGCAGGTGTCCCACCTACACCTGCCACATCCCCTCCTCGGGCCCAGCCTGCAGTGCACCCCCGGGggacccctgccccaccctccccaccggCACACACCGAGGCCCCAGAGGCCGGCTGGGGGCTCTGCTGCTCGCCAGCGCTCACGATGCGGGCCCAAAGCTTGGCGGGGACATTGGCAACGTGGGCCGAGCAGGTGATGGCGGACGAGTGCAGGGGGGCCAGGTACGGAGCGGGTACGGCCGGCCAGCCAGGCGTCTGCAGGTCCAGCACCACCAGTTCCTCTTCGAGCAGCACGGCGAGGGCCTGGGGCTCATCGAACTCTGCGGGACGGGGCGGGTGAGCGCAGCCAGAGATGCGCGGGGCCTAGGTCTTGGGAGGGGGGCTGGGTACGCACCATCCTCGGGCCGCGTGCTGTGCACCGTGAAGAAGTCGATGACGCGGGAGGTGAAGTCCAGTGTCACCAAGGTTTCAGCCTGGAGCACGCTCACGCAGTGGCGGTCGCCATAGCTGGCGCGGGGCATGCCACCACTAAAGATGACGAAGTGCTCGCTGTTCAGGGTGAGAAAGCCGCATGAGCAGCTGGTGGGGCTCCAGGAGAGCCTACCTCCACGACCCTACCCCCAGGCAGGCCCCACCTACCCAGACGCACAGCTTCGCCACAGGACCTTGTTGATGGCTTTGCAGGGGAAGGGGCCTGTGGGGAGACAGCACTGGCCTCACTTGCAGGCTTTCAGGCAGGGACCTGAGGGCCCTGGATCGCATTTCTCACCACTGCCCCatcccctcctgcctccatcATCCCCACCGGGCAGCTGTTCCCTGCACCCCAAGGGGAAGGCATGCTACCCAACGTGGGGCAGAGGGGGTGCTCTCACCTTTGGCCTGGTCCTGCCACCTTCCACACATCCCCCCTGAAGTTCTCCAACTGAGGCCAGTCGGAGCTTGGGGTCACAGCCAACCCTACACAGGTCCCCCACACTCACCATAGGGTGTGGTGGCCACTGTGGGCTGCGCTGTTGGGGAGTCGCCGGTGTCCGCGGCCCAGATGGCGTAGCTGCCGTCGCTGTGCGAGCTGACCACTGTGTGGCCACTGCGCTCCCAGCACACGCTCTCCAGCTGCTGTGGGGTGAGGGAAAGGCGTGAGCTTGGCGGCGGTGAGCAGAGGCCCCAGGTGGCCGCCAGCCTCACCCACACACCTGGTTCCCCAGGAAGATGCGCTCAGCACAGCGAGCAGCCTGGTTCCAGATGACCAGCAGGCCCCGGCTATAGCCAATGAGGATCTTGGTGGGGTCCCGCAGGTGTCCCTGGAGTGACTCCACGGGGCCCAGCGCCTTCCCACACCGGTAGTCATCAGGCACGCTGAAGGCAGCAGAGGGAGTGAGCGGGCGGGGTGgccggtggggggcgggggctggtGGAGGGGGCACAGGGAAGCTGGGTGGCCTCTCACCTTCGCAGAACCTCGTCTGGGCCCAGGGTCTGCCCCTCAAGCAGCGTCAGGGTGGGAACATCCAGGAAGAAGATGCTTCCGCCCTCGGTGCCCAGGGCGGCCACGTCACCCGCAGCCACCAGCAGGACCACTGTGATGTGGGCGAGGCTGGGCAGGCCGCTGTGGGGCCGAGGGGAAGCAGGTGAGGGGGGGAGCCCACACACCTGCTGGGGAGGGCATGGGGGCCCGTGACTGTCAGCTCACTACAGCCCCTCTGGTCTCGCTGGGCCCTGGTCATGCAGGGGGCTGGCCCCCGGGAAGGCCACGGTGGTGGCTGCAGACACCATAACCAGCTCACTCAATTATTCACCAGGACGTCGGCAGGGAGAGGGATAAAAATAGGTCCCCAGGTCTTGGAGACAGGCCCTGGAGCTCCTTCCCCTACCCAGAGGGGATAGCGGCAGGAACCAGGTCCCGCCTGGGCAGGGACCACAAGCTCCAGGACTCTGCCTCCAAGCCCCACCAAGAAGCCCCATGCCTTCAGACATCTCCTGACCCTGAAGGGGGCCCCCAATCACTCCCCCACAGGAGCTGGAACACCTCAGATCCACGCTGGGTCCAAGCCCAAGCAGGACAAGCCTGTTTCTGAGCTGGATGGGCATCTTGTGACCTGGTCAGACTTGCTGCAGCCATTCCAACAAGGGCTTGTGGGCCAGGAACCGCAAGGCCCCTACTCTCCCCGTGAGGGTTGAACCCCACGCTGTCGCCCCCCGGGGCGTCCTGCCAGCACCTCACAACCCAGGGAGACCCTTCTTGTTCTGAcctgccctctcctccccgcACAGTAGGGCCCATTGTCCCGCACCTGTCTAAGGCTCCAGAGGACCAGTGCTGAGGTCAGTTCCTGCTCCAGATGCCCCTCTCGCTACAGGGGCACAGGGCCGCTCCCCAGGCTCTGGGACACAACCTCCCCACCCTGGGcctcctgggccctggcagtgccAGGGCACAGACCCTCCCTACTGACCATGGGCTCACCTGGGACTCCCGTCTGATGCCCACCAAGTCCACAGAGCAGCTCTCTGGACCCAGGCCCAGCCCGAAGTGCACCACCCCACCTCAAGTCCCAGCCCTGGGGCAGCTTCCTGTCCCCATTGCACCTTCACAGGCCCCCCACTACATCTGGCAGCCACAGCCGGCCAAGCCCCTCGGTACCTGGCGCCGTCAAAGCCAGGCCGACTGGGTGCCTGGAAGTGGATGGCTTCCTCCAGGTGGGCGCAGCCATCATGGTGGACGATCTCCCACAGGTGGAGGCTGTCATCATCCAGCAGGGTCAGGACTCGACCCTGGCGGGTGAGTAAGACCAGGACTGAGCTGACTGGGatcgggggcggggcagggggttTCTGGGGGCCGGCAGCAGGGCCGAGGCTCACCTGACCAGGCAGGAAATGCATCTGGGTGACAGTGGCCGCATCTCGGTGCAGGCCCGTGAACTCCACACCAGGGGCACCATAGCTGAGGGTGACGGGTCAAGGGTGGAAAGCAGGCACAGGCCAGGACACCAACACCAGGGATCACCtagcccctcctccccaggacCACTGCATCAGGCCCCCGGTGACACGGGGAGGGGTGTCACCTAGCCCTGTCCTGGGGCCCTCCCAGGTCTGGGGGCTCCTCTACGGAAGAAGCACTACGCTCAGGATGCAGACCCATTCGGTCCTGCAAGTCAGTGCTGCGTATGGCCTtcccttcctcatctgtaaaaccgGCCAGTGACTTGCTCGCCTGCCTCCTGGGGCAGACACAGGACACCTAAGAACGCAAGTTCTCCCGGCACACCCGGCCCAGGCCCAGTTCACGGCTCTAAGTCAGCCTCACGGGTCTGTGGGCGCAAAAGCTGGCCTGGCACATTGGCATCATGGGCAGAGATGCGAGGCCAGGCCCAGGAAGCCCGGGGCAGAGCAGAGTCCAGGCTGCCTCTCCACAACCACAGGCTGCTGCCAGCCGCAGGCCAGGAAATCCATGCCCTCATGGGGCTGGCAGCCTCACTGAGTGGGGAGAGGCCCCAGGGACTTGGAGAGGTGGATGCCTGGCTACAAGTGCCCAGTGTAAGCGCCAGCGTCCCAGCAACCTCAAGCTTCACCGTGGACGACGGGCCAAGGGGCCCCAGCGGGGAAGACTAGGCTGGGGTCAGCAACGTTGCTGGGAGACAAGGCAGGAGCCGTTGCTTGGAGCTGGAGCCGGGAGAACACAGACAAGGGGACAAAAGAGGGGCAGGAGTGCTGGGCGGGAACCAGGTCGCCAGGGAGACGGGCCAGACTCGGGAGTGGGATGGCCCCTGTgaccagcctcagtttcctaacacAGGACACGGGTAGGAGTGGTCTGGGGGACGGGGGCTCGTCCTCCTCTGAGGCCGTCTGGCCGCCCATCCTTTGTCAGCATGAGGGGCTGGTGTGTGTGCAAGGAAGACCCCGCCACCGGCAGAGACACACTGTGCCGGGGAGAAGGGGCCATGGGACCACGGCTCCCACAGGCAGGCAGCAGTTGGAGGTAGGAGCAGCAGGCAGGGAGGGGACTCCTGGGCAGGCAGCAGCCTGGGGCAGACGACCAGGGCACCGTCTCCTCCCTGTCCCACCAATGCCTCAGGGTCCACGGAAGAGGAGGGGGCACCTAGACCCAGCCCCTCCCCTTGGTCCCTGGAGCTGGCAAACTCACAACTGCCCGACCAGTGCCCTGAGTCCTGGATGGGGAGACCCCATCCCACCCTGTAGTGGCCAGCCACACCCTGCACCTGGGCCCCACCTGGGGGGCTCACCTCGTGCAGTGGGGGTGGGCTGCTCCACAGCAGGAAGGAGGCATCCAGCTGCcagcctccccccgccccgccccctccccttggAGCTCTCAGGAGAATGGCCCTTTGTGCGGCTCACAGGCCCATTGTGCGGGGCCAGCGTCCAGGTGGGGGCCACGCCGCGCTCACCACGCCGAGCCTGGCACTGCCCCCAGCCCTCAGCTGGACACACGTGTCTTCAGGCCGGCACACGTGTGTGCACCCAGTTCCCAGGGTAAGGCCTGTTGTGACCCTGGTCCTCCCACCACCCTTGCTGGGGACCATGTGCTGCCAGCCCCGGCCTACCTCCCCAGTCACAGCTGCTGGGACAACAGGAGGGTTGCCGAGGTAACTGGCTGCAGCGATGGGCAGCTGTGGACCCCTTCATCTCTGAGGCGCCGCCTCAGGGCAGCAGCTGCACGACCTCCACCAGGGGCCCGGCCCGGCGCCCCACACATTAGCCACGACCCCAAAGGATACATCTTGACGGCCCCAGACCGGGTGCCGATGGCCATGATACGAAGCTCAGGGTCAAAGGCCAGTGCACTGGGCTGGTTGGGGAAGCCATGCTCCACGGTctgcagggaggtgggggtgtcTGCAAGGCACAGCCCCCACCCGAGGCCCACCCATGGCAGTCTCCAGCTCTGTCCCTGCTGCATGCCCGGCCCCCGGACCTCAGTGTCCTCAGCTGTGAAATGGATGACCACACCTCCTGCAGGTGAGGAAGGGCCTGAGCCCTGGCACCACCACAGGCCTTCCCAGCCAAGGCCCGTCCCACTCGACACTTGGGTCCATGACAACAAACAGAATGCGGCTCGCAAGGGAGGATGCGCGGGCACAGACGCAAACCCAGCTGCCCCACGGGGTGGGCTCTGCACCCCACTCGCCCAGGCAGACTGAAGTGGGGTGCAGTCCTTGGTACCCCCCACACATAGGCTCTGCATGGCAGTCAGAGACCAACACGCAAGGTTGGCTAGGCAGAGGCTCTTAACTCCCCTGAACCAGGGCTGCTCCCCACTCCCAGTCCCAGAGACAGGAAGAGGGGGGCCCAGACAGAGGGTGCTTCCTGCCCAGTCCCTGAAGGTGTCACGCACCTCCCAGACTCAGGCTCCGACCTGGAAACTGGGGGACATGGCTCCcacccatccctggtcagggcagtAGGCAGTGCTGCACACTGGGGGTGTCAGTGGAACAGCTCCCACCGGGTTCCCTGCTCCTGGCAAAGCCCTAGTTCCCCCACCCGCCCACCAGCACAAGGAGCCCTAGTCAACCCCAAGGCCTGGTTAGGAGCCCTCCCCGGGAAGCTGCAcccctgggcccccagcccccagtACCAAGGTGGGATACCACACGTGGCTGCCAGTTCCTCCTGACCACTGCGTCATCAACACACAGGTTTTATAAGAACCCCTAGTCCCCTGAGGCCTGTGTCCTTCTCCAGCCCCAGCCCATCCAGGCAAGGACTGAGTCGTCTGAGCAGCTGGCTCGGCCCTGGGCAAGTCACAGCACTGTCCGAGCCTCAGCTTCCCATCCAGGCACTAGGGAGCCCACCTGAGGACAGAGTGGACCACTGGACCAGGGTGAGGGGGCAAACACTGGCACCGCTGTGCCCACACTGGACCTGACCAGGTCCTGCAGCCTGTTCCTCTGTTCAGGACCCTCGGGGACCTCCAGCTCACTCCAAGTCAAAAGCCTAGTCCTTACCACCTGGCCCTCTCCGACCTCCCTTCCATTGACCCCTGGCTGCTGGCCTTCCGCTCTCCTCCAGTCCACCATGGAAGCTTCCTGCCTCAGGACCAGAACACCCACCACAATCCCTCTACCTGGCATGTGCCCTCCCCACTTTGGAGCCTTCCCCCAGCTCAGCAGCTGCTCCTCTACACCCTCACCAGCCTGACTTCCTCCACAGCACTGACCACCAGCCCAGCCATTGCCAGCTGCACACCCCACTCCCTGTTTCGTCTTCTCACTGTCTCCCCAGCTAGGACACTGGCCCCTCAAGGCAGTATGTGTTAAGATGATACAGAGTGGACACACAACAGGCAaccaggggcaggggctgggattTGGACCCAAGACAGCCCAAAGTCCACACTCACCCGACCACCCTCCACCCCCGGCCACTTGGGAATCTGaggctttttgtttttgcttgttggTGTTGCcacgcggcatgtgggatcttagttcctggaccagggatcgaacctgagccccaggaagtggaagcacagtcttcaccactggcccaccagggaagtccctgggaccTATTTTCTAGTGATCAATTGCCAGTCCCTCTAGTGACCCTCAGCCTAAGTCCACCCCCCTCCTACCACTGCTGCCCACTCAGAATGCGGCCTCGCCCGCCTTAGCAGGGAGCCCAGCTTCTGCCACCAGGGGCCAGATGGGGGAGCGCCTCCCCTCCACCTTTCTGGGGCCCCCACTTCACACCTCGACTCCCTGGCTGAGGAAGTGACACTTTAGCATGACGCCTGCCCCACCACGCTGTCCTCTCACCTCGAGGGGCTCACCCTCAGTCACTCAGCATAGGAAggggccacctgggaacccctggGCACTAGCCTCCCCTCTGGGCCCCTTGGCCATCAAGCCCGAGGATCCTGGCACCCTctattgccacctgggaaaccttgcCTGCCCTGAGAAACGTCCCGGCCTTGGCCAGTGCAGAAGCAGTGCCCAAAGAGCGTCTCCctggaccagggtctcctgccagCCTCTCGGAATCTACAGCAGCCCCTGCAAGGGGCCCTGGCTCTCAAGCTGAAGTCAAATCCCACTGACAAGGGCACACAAAGACCAAGCCCCCGCTCACTCTGTCTCTGGCCAGGTCGTCAGTTCTGTGAACCTCAATTTTGTCACCCTCATGTGAGCATAACGACTCGAAGCCCCAAGAGCAGCAAGGGGGCATGTGATCAGAGGGCTTGGGTGTAAAACTGAGGCCAGAAGTGACACCCCTGGGGGGAGTTAGCAAGCGGCAGGCCGGGCCTCTCTCAACCACACACCAGAGCAGGAAGGCGGGGCTGAAGGCAGCCCCTTTCCCGTGGCCCCTCTGGCCCTacccaggaaagaaaggaaggagcagccctccacccccacctccgccAAGGCTCCAGAAGCGGTGGGTCGGCTGCCCCCGCGATAGAGTCCGCAGCAGGGAAGACCGTGGCCCCATTTCATCGCAAGGGAAACTGAGACCCCAGGATTCGAAGTGCAGTTGGTTACACGGCCAGGCATCCCCCCTGGAGCCC
The DNA window shown above is from Bos javanicus breed banteng chromosome 19, ARS-OSU_banteng_1.0, whole genome shotgun sequence and carries:
- the LLGL1 gene encoding lethal(2) giant larvae protein homolog 1 isoform X2: MMKFRFRRQGADPQREKLKQELFAFHKTVEHGFPNQPSALAFDPELRIMAIGTRSGAVKIYGAPGVEFTGLHRDAATVTQMHFLPGQGRVLTLLDDDSLHLWEIVHHDGCAHLEEAIHFQAPSRPGFDGASGLPSLAHITVVLLVAAGDVAALGTEGGSIFFLDVPTLTLLEGQTLGPDEVLRSVPDDYRCGKALGPVESLQGHLRDPTKILIGYSRGLLVIWNQAARCAERIFLGNQLESVCWERSGHTVVSSHSDGSYAIWAADTGDSPTAQPTVATTPYGPFPCKAINKVLWRSCASGEHFVIFSGGMPRASYGDRHCVSVLQAETLVTLDFTSRVIDFFTVHSTRPEDEFDEPQALAVLLEEELVVLDLQTPGWPAVPAPYLAPLHSSAITCSAHVANVPAKLWARIVSAGEQQSPQPASGASSWPITGGRNLAQEPSQRGLLLTGHEDGTVRFWDASGVALRPLYKLCTAGLFQTDCEHADSLAQAAEDDWPPFRKVGCFDPYSDDPRLGVQKVALCKYTAQMVVAGTAGQVLVLELSDTPAEQTVGVASLDLLQDREGFTWKGHERLSPRLGPLPWPAGFQPRALVQCLPPAAVTAVTLHAEWGLVAFGTSHGFGLFDYLRRSPVLARCTLHPSDSLAMEGPLSRVKSLKKSLRQSFRRIRKSRASGKKRTVAGSKLQEANAQLAEQAGPQDVEVTPVQRRIEPRSADDSLSGVVRCLYFADTFLRDAAHHGPTMWAGTNSGSVFAYALEVPAAVAGGEKRPERAVEAVLGKEVQLMHRAPVVAIAVLDGRGRPLPEPYEASRDLAQAPDMQGGHAVLIASEEQFKVFTLPKVSAKTKFKLTAHEGCRVRKVALATFASVACEDYTETCLACLTNLGDVHVFSVPGLRPQVHYACIRKEDISGIASCVFTRHGQGFYLISPSEFERFSLSARNITEPLCSLDVRWPRGATHISPRSRESPKLSQANGTPGIILAPQSCDGSPDPICKEADTPEPPEAMLSPMSIDSATSADTTLDTTGDMTVEDVKDFLGSSEESEKNLRNLSEEEARACAILIK
- the LLGL1 gene encoding lethal(2) giant larvae protein homolog 1 isoform X1, with amino-acid sequence MMKFRFRRQGADPQREKLKQELFAFHKTVEHGFPNQPSALAFDPELRIMAIGTRSGAVKIYGAPGVEFTGLHRDAATVTQMHFLPGQGRVLTLLDDDSLHLWEIVHHDGCAHLEEAIHFQAPSRPGFDGASGLPSLAHITVVLLVAAGDVAALGTEGGSIFFLDVPTLTLLEGQTLGPDEVLRSVPDDYRCGKALGPVESLQGHLRDPTKILIGYSRGLLVIWNQAARCAERIFLGNQQLESVCWERSGHTVVSSHSDGSYAIWAADTGDSPTAQPTVATTPYGPFPCKAINKVLWRSCASGEHFVIFSGGMPRASYGDRHCVSVLQAETLVTLDFTSRVIDFFTVHSTRPEDEFDEPQALAVLLEEELVVLDLQTPGWPAVPAPYLAPLHSSAITCSAHVANVPAKLWARIVSAGEQQSPQPASGASSWPITGGRNLAQEPSQRGLLLTGHEDGTVRFWDASGVALRPLYKLCTAGLFQTDCEHADSLAQAAEDDWPPFRKVGCFDPYSDDPRLGVQKVALCKYTAQMVVAGTAGQVLVLELSDTPAEQTVGVASLDLLQDREGFTWKGHERLSPRLGPLPWPAGFQPRALVQCLPPAAVTAVTLHAEWGLVAFGTSHGFGLFDYLRRSPVLARCTLHPSDSLAMEGPLSRVKSLKKSLRQSFRRIRKSRASGKKRTVAGSKLQEANAQLAEQAGPQDVEVTPVQRRIEPRSADDSLSGVVRCLYFADTFLRDAAHHGPTMWAGTNSGSVFAYALEVPAAVAGGEKRPERAVEAVLGKEVQLMHRAPVVAIAVLDGRGRPLPEPYEASRDLAQAPDMQGGHAVLIASEEQFKVFTLPKVSAKTKFKLTAHEGCRVRKVALATFASVACEDYTETCLACLTNLGDVHVFSVPGLRPQVHYACIRKEDISGIASCVFTRHGQGFYLISPSEFERFSLSARNITEPLCSLDVRWPRGATHISPRSRESPKLSQANGTPGIILAPQSCDGSPDPICKEADTPEPPEAMLSPMSIDSATSADTTLDTTGDMTVEDVKDFLGSSEESEKNLRNLSEEEARACAILIK